TCAGTAATCAAAATTTAACACAAAATTCCACGAAAAAGAATCCATCTTTGGGTCTCTTTACGCCTCATTCTTTGTCTGAAGTTGCTGTAAGCCTGTAATGGAGTTCTCAAAAAAAAGGTTGCTGTAATAGATTTCTAATTCTTCCACTTCTGATGTTCTTCCCACAGTTCTTGAAAATGTAATACTAGAAGGCTAGGTTATGAAATTTAAATGACAGAAGCTGACAACTGAGCTTTTTCAAGGTTCTTTATAATAAAGAAGTATTGGTATCTTATACTTATAACACTGCTTTTTACTGTCTAATCATATGCTGAACATGTTTCAGATTTTTGCTGAGAAACCAGCTGTCCGCCAAGCATATTTGAAATTTGTTCCGGGCAAGGTAAAAGTATTGTCAGCAAGCGGTATAGACAATTCATTGGATTTCAatccaattatcttgtgagtttTTCCTGCGCAAAAGCATGCTCAGACAGATATGCATGCTTAGCTTGTCCACAAAAGTTGACCTAATATAAGATCATTGAAGCATCTTCAATTGAAGCTTTAGTGAACCTTTTCAATTACAATCGAGTATAGGAGTGGGACAAGACAACCCCTTGTCCCCTTTGCTTCCTTATTGTAATTCGTCTACAGGTCCATCTTAAGTCTTAACTGCTTTGCTAATTGGTAACAAACACCCAAAGCCCCCTATGATGACAACAATTATCTGAGAATGATTCACGTTGTACTTTTATCAGTCAAATTGGATTTTTGAATTCTGAATCTTGTTAGTTGCATGTTGCGTCTTTTGCTTATACTCCCTTTCAGATGTCAGAAAAAGAATTCTGGACTAAATATTCAAGAGCTGAATACCTCCACAGCACAAAAAATATTGTTGCAGCAGCTGCTGAGGCTGCTGAAGATGAGGAGCTTGCGGTTTTCTTGAAGCAAGATGACATGTTAGCATTTGAAGCTCGTAAGAAGGTGTGTGTACTAGATGATTACCGTTTTCATTGTTTTCTATTAACATCCATCCTAAAAGGACTTCCATCTAGTGTTCTTGTTTCCCTCTTTCCTTTCTCTCTTCCCTTGATAAAGGATGGATGGAGAAGTATTTCCAGAAGTCTTTACAGCATTTGTATTCTTTTCAGATCAGAAGGGTGGATCCAACTCTGGACATGGAAGCAGATGAAGGTGATGATTACATGCATCTCCCGGTACATCAACAAAACTTTATTATTTAATCAACTTGTTAGATAGGATTTGCTGTCCATGTTTTTCCCCATAGGTTGAATGAAGAAGCATAATGTTCTTTGATAGAAAAAGTAAGGTTCTCGACTAGTTATAAAGTGGTGACCATGGTGTCTGTGGATAGAAAATCAGAGAGAGATCAGTGAAATGGTGGATTCTTAATGAGACAATACTGCTTACgatatttttttttccaaacaTCCCCTCTTCCGGTTACACTGAGTTTTGCATAGCTTGTGTACCTTGGAAAACATATTTGTAGTGGATAGGACCTCCTATTCTTGTATATGCTTTGCTATAACCCCTTAAAAGTGAAATGGAGCTAACATATTCATATGCCATGGTAAAAATAGGATCATGGGCTACCTCTTGATGAAACTAAGGAGATTCTGGAACCACAGTATGAACCATTCAAGAGGTCGTTCTCGCAGTACCTCAACCAGCATGCAGCAGTAGTTCTTCGAGGAAGAGTTATAGGTAAGCTTCTTTTTTAACAAGCTCTATCGTTAACACCATTCCGTTCCGAGTAATTTCTTTTAGGCTCCTTTCCCTGAGACAAATTGTGAAGCAGACTGAAGTTTTCTCTATGTCGGGTGCAAATGATTAAGATTTTATGTGTGCACTACTGGTTCTCTGTTATGCATCATTGTTGTGTCTTCTATGTGAATGTCCTTGATAGCTGCAGCTTAGGGTtgggagagggagagggagagggagagccTTACATAGTGGGTTAGTGGTTCTGGCTGCCTTTGTTTAAACTGAGTtgctattatttcatatttgactTGATGTTTGCCCTTCTTATTGTCTCACCAATCTGGGAAGATGTTGAGCTGGGTGACACAAGATCTGTTGCTGAAGCATTCATCAGGACAAATCAGGGTAAAATGTATTTACTACTCCATACAGTTGTCCATTCTTCCTAGCCAAAAAAGGCTTATACAAGTCATTTCATTGGTGGAATAGCTGAACTAGCTGCCGAAGTGTCTGATGAGAGTGCATATAGAGAACGCATAGCTAAAGTTTCTCGAGTTGCTGAAATTGAGGATCTTCAGGGACCTCATGAGCCACCAGTTGCATTGCTAAGTATCAAGGTGTGGCGCGCATCAGTTTTGTTTTGTTGAATTCCCATTAATCATGATTCATTGGATTATCTAATACATCGATTGTTTCCTAAATCAGGATCCTCGGGATTACTTTGATTCTCAGCAAGCAAATGCAATAAAGGCTTTGGGGGATGCTGGTACAGGGACAAGACAGCTGAAATTTAGTGTGAGCAAAGAAGAAGCCTTTTGCTCCTTGAAGAACTCCATCTTCGAGATAAATTCACAAGGATTGATCGAACCAATAATTAGTCCAGAAGTAGCTCTCAAGGTATTTTCACTTTTTTGAAATTGGGAAATTGCCATTGAATGCTATCATATTCTCATGGAGAAGTTGAACTTTAAATCATTGTTAACAGGTTCTCAACGGGCTTAGTCAGAATATCTCGAGTACAAAGTATCATCTGGGAAAGAACCCCCATGAGAGTGTTTTAGATAGGCTGCCTAGTGCAACGAAAGATGAGCTATTACTTGTGAGTTGTTTTTACAGGGTGATTTAATTTATTCTGGATCTGAAATATTTGGCCAGACTTTTTTATTCTGCTCATAAAATTCTGTTAATCATGACGATTGATAATTTTCATTTTACTTCTAGCATTGGACATCAATTCAGGAATTATTGAAGCACTTCTGGTCATCTTATCCAATAACGGCAAAATATTTCTACACCAAGGTagcatttttgaattttgacgtTTTAAATATCAACAATGTTTTAGACCACCTCTTTCTTGCCGGTGTAATTATGTGTGTTACGGTCCAAAAGAAAGATTTAGTGTTTACAAACTTTTTCTTATTTTAATTGTCCGATATATCCAAAATTTTGAGTGTGTCTTATTTATTAACTTTATTGTGTAATTTTCCTCCAATGATGCACACAAAATCTGGCactatttaagtggagaagggtagaagGGCGGTCCATTATCCATCGAGTTTCTAATTGTGCACCACTGGCCCTCGGGGATTTCTTGATTATTTGAAGGGAAAAAACATGATACTTATGTAATTTAGTTCACGTTTTTTCCTTCTTATATGGAATCATTTTCAACAAAGATTTACATCCGTTGGCCTTTTCTGATCCTTGTCATTTTTGACAGGTGACTAGATTAAAGGATGCAATGTCTCAGATATACCCCAAGTTGCAGGTAATGATCTTTTGCAAATGGATAAATATGCACTTCTAGTTTTTTTTCCCTTTTGCAGTTTCATTGCAGATTCTTCAtgtcttttgttttttctttttcatttgtcTTTAAATCTCTAATGCACCAAATAAAGCATGGCCTGTGTTGAAAatatactacaacaacaacaacaacaacaacatacccagtattatcccacaccgtgaggtctgaggagggtagtagtgtgtacgcagaccttacccctaccttgtgaggataaagaggatgtttccaatagaccctcggctcaggaaagcataagtaccacattaatgaaaatatagacaagggaCCTGTGTTGAAAATATGTCGTGCAAATTTTTTCAATTTCATGTTTGAGTACAAATTTTGTGAATAATCTAAAGCAGAAGATAAATCGATAGTGCTATTTAGATTAGCTTGGCTTTGGTATAGATTGTTTAGGTTGACTTTAGAAACAAAACAATTCATCATGGTACTATGTCACTTGTGAGTTGTGACAATAAGAAAATGTCTACAAGTTTAGAGGTGGTTGTGGTTTTGAGATTAGCTGACTCTCCATGAATCTTTTGAATATGACTTTTTTTTTTGACGTTCTCGAGAAATCATTTTCATCAGTGTATTTATGATCTCTCATCGTCATTTGAAAAGACTGATGTAGTAATAACAGGTTAATTAAATGACTGAGAACAAGCAAATGGAAAAACGAACTACCTGTATTTATATggtaaaaaaaaatcgaaaatctTTTTATATTAATAAAAAGAACAATGAAGTAATTAATAAAACGATATTACAAAGCAAACCAGGTGCTTGCTGGTGCAGGGAAAATTTTGGTGGTAGGGCTGATGCATGAGAAGCCAATCGCTTCCCTGCCCAGCCACTCCATTGCCATCTTGTAGGTGCAGTTTGATAATGTTTAATTCTTGCTATCTTTCAGCATATTGTTTTTGAGGAGTTGTTTCTTGTTTGTTTGAATTTTCAAGTTTTCTATTGACTTTCAGGAGATCAAGGAATCTGTGCAATCGGATTTCAGACATCAAGTTTCCCTTCTTGTACAGCCAATGCTTCAGGTTAACTTCTGGCTTCAGGTCCACTAATAGTAGAGTATGGGAGTACTCTCCCTGCAGCAAAATCGTATGAATATTCGTACTCTTGCTAAGGTCTGTTTATTTTTTTCTAGTTTCCCTTTTGAGATATTTGAGACGATAATGTTATTTGTCTGGAGTTCTAGCATTTTGACATTCCCTGATGGAAGATACCGCGATCTTCTTTTTAATTGAATGAAGTGCTTACTATGGAGTTCTATTTTGTATCGTGCTGCACTTCGGCTTATCCACTCGATCTCATGGAAAAATTCGTGTCTTTACAGGCTTTAGATGCTGCCTTTGCCCATTATGATGCAGATATACAGAAGAGATCTGCCAAAAGTGGGGAGAGACCAAATGGATTTGCTTAGGCAAAATTTTTCTCCATTTTCATCCGATATTTAAGCTCTTTGTTTTCTGGGGGTTATATACACGAATGTACATTTAACAAAATTTTGTTCGAGTGTGTTATAGCATATTCTATATCTTGACAGTTCTAATTGACTGCCTGCGGTAATTGTACATCTAGTGGAATTTTGTGAAGTTATTGTATTCAAAATATCCCTTTTTCTTCCTTCATCTGTGTTCGTTGATCTTTGGTATTAGTTTTTTTCCCGTTGTTTCTAGAAAAAAAAGTCTAATTTTTGTGTTTGACTCCTAATGGAGGTCAATCTGAAGGTAATTTTAGTATAGTAAAAAATAGAGGGGAAAATTTGGACTTTTTCTCGATGAATTTGGACATGTAGAGTCCACTTGTTTCATGTTAAAGCTACGTTAATTGCAAAGACAAGTACTCATCGATTTGCTAACGACATGCCAAAATTGAGCAAATTTGAACCTTTTTCCTAAATAGTAATGCATAAGACTATTTTTGAATGTTTCACCAGAGGAAATGGATTTGACATTTTATGATACTTTCGGTAAAACTATCTCTAGCAAGCCCAATTTTAATCAATCATATCTAAAACTGCAAACCACAGAACTATACAAAAGTAACACCTATTAGCAATTAACAGATATTTCTTCCATTGAAGAAAACAAAGGCAGGACAATTAATCTTTGTTcagaaacaaagaaagaaaatagtGCTAGTAGGATGGAGGAGAAGAGAAACCCAAAAAGGGCCTTCTGTCAACATAATCGACATGAATCGTGTTCTTCAGCTTGTGAAAACCATCCTTGTAAACGCCAAATCCGAATAATAAACCAATAGCAATGACCAATAAAATCAAGCATGTGCACAACATGCAAACCTTACCGGGGCAAATCAAACACATTATATATGTTTAcaccaaaataataattttttttaatcttgcTCGATGGATCAAGATATACTGCCCGGCTATAATGCCAAAGGCGTTGTTGattgaaaaaaaaagaagcacAAATATATAGTTGAGAAATAAAGTAGTGCGCCAATGACCCTAGGAAATTTCTTggttattaaaaaaaaaggaGTGTACGATTGGACTAGTTTTTCTCTTTGACTATTTTTACCAAGTTGGTTTGTTTAAGCCGTTACTACTCTGTCCATCAGTTTTGCTCATTAATGTAATCCATTGAAAAAATATGAATGATCCCAAAATGTTGTATTAACATTTCATTAAAGATGAAGTGTATTATCTTTAATGAACATTAATATTATTGTTTCCTCCATTAATACTGCCTCTTGTTTCAATTTTTGGTACAATTTTCTACCAAAATatataatgatttgtgctaaATTTTGTGGATGCGGATAATACATCAACGCGATTGAATAACACATTCTTATAAAAAGTGTTTAAATATTCACGAAATGCTAATCATTACATTATAATTATAATATGACTAATTTGTGTAAGCATTACTGATTCCGTTATCACTAATCCAACGTTAATAATTTTTGCATGATTTCGACCTCTAAACCAATAACTAAATCTATCAAGGAATCTTAGTAGTTCAACTAGTTGACTGGACTTTCATGTAGATGGTGAGGATTCTATTTTCTATCTTGTAATTCTCCCCTATTTTTCCTTCGCTTACCCCTATATatgtaatttatatataaaaaaaaactaaaatttatcTGTGGCTTATAGGAGTCAAGATTATTCTAAACATGAAATACTCTTAGATCCTCAACTTACTATAAAGTAATATTTTCTTGCCCATCATTTTCCCATAATATGACTAATCCATGCATGCATAACTAATTTCGTCATCACTAATTCACGTTACTAATCTTTGTATAACTTATTTTCGACCTCTAAACTAATAGCTAAATCTTGGGAGAAATTTAGTAGTTGAATTGGTTGACTACCTCAACTTTCACCTAATTGACGATAGTTCAATTTTCTACCTTGAAATCCCTCTCTCATTTTTTCTTTGCTTAAAGCGtaacccggtgcactaagctcccgctatacgTGAGGTTCGAGGAAAGGCCGGAtcataagggtctattgtacgcagtcttgtCCTGTATTTTCGCAAGAGTCTGTTTCCACAGCTCGAATCGGTGaactcctggtcacatgacaacatttTCGCAAgagtctgttttttttttttaccccTAATCAACAattttggattagctgattgtaaATAACTGATGAGCTTGTAGTACTGAAAAGTTTTTTtaaatgctgaaactgatttttaaaataagtatTTACGTGCTTGAAtagaagtgctgaaactgataataagcagttgatgtgtttgattaaaaaatgctgataagctattcttttgttaaaatgactaaaatacccttgaatctttttcaaaagattataaattaaaaatttctttgtaaagaaaagaattaataacgaatatggaatgaagagaaagttaagaaatttattttggaaaaactattttgtgaattagaaaatattattaaggataaacaaGTAAAAatgttggtcaaactaaaagtgcttataagttgaAAAGCCATAAGTTGGTGGTGACCGGCTTATGACTTATggctgattttagcttataagcacttgccTTATAAGCACTTTGAGTATTTACCAAACGCATAAATAAGCCAAAAGGTGCTTATAAgccagtttgaccagcttataagcttagccaaacactctCTAAATCTATCTTTGGCCTAGGAGTCAAGTAGCATTACTTTAAACAAGAAATACACTTAGATCCTCaactttttataaaataataatttcttaCCCATCTTTTTCCCATAATAGGCATTACTTCCCTAAAAAGTTCCCATCTATTCATCACTTTTTATCACACTCATGACTCAACACACTACTCAATCTTCCACTTAATCCGATCTCTGTCTCCTCCAATCCAACACTCAAATCCtccattttcaaatccctaaattCTCTCTTCCAATTAAGGATTATATATTTGCATTTTTTCACAGTTACTCCGATCCCTATATTATCACTATACAATTATGGCTTCCGCCGGAAATCCAAACCAGCCCGGCGGAGTACCGTTTGATATGCATAAATTCTTCAATCCTTCAACTCCTCCACCGCCAACTTCAACAAACCCTAATCCCCAAAATCCCATTAACCCCACTTTGATTTCTTCCCCATTTCCACTTCCTTCAGCTTCTTATCCTCCGCCCACCGCCGGCGGAGGTGGCGGTGGTAGCGGAGGACTGTATTATCCACCTCATACAACAACCCCTTTTCACCATATCCCTCAATTCAATCCCAATATCCCCACACAATACGCACCTCAACAACAAGATGGCCATTTGCATCCTCAAAGATCCATGTCTTTCCCTACCCCTCCACTTCAACCACCTACTCCTACTAGTCCTCACCAATTTTTGAACCCTAACCCTAACCCTAATCATGGGGCGAGACTCATGGCTTTGTTAAGTGCACCACCTTCTTCAACTCTAGAAGTTTCGTCTCAGCAACCCACCACTTTGCAAATTATTCCTCCTTTACAGCCTACAACTTCTGGGTCTGAGCTTTCTGATTTTTCTGCTTCACCAAATGTTTTACCCGGCCCGGCTCGAATGCAGAGTACTAAGTTGCCTAAAGGGAGACATTTGAATGGGGAGAATGTTTTTTATGACATAGATGCTAGGTTGTCTGGTGAAGTGCAGCCTCAGTTGGAGGTTACTCCAATTACTAAGTATGGTTCGGATCCGGGCCTTGTTTTGGGCCGGCAAATTGCAGTTAACAAAAGCTATATATGTTATGGACTCAAATTGGGAGCTATTCGAGTGCTTAATATTAACACTGCCTTGAGATCATTGCTTAAAGGTCTTGCACAGGTTAGCCTTATAAAAAAAGCTATCATTTTTTATATTCTAATGGTTCTGTTAATCTGTTGGATCTATTTCATTGCTTTACCTAGCTACATTGTATGTGCATTTCACATATTTTTGTTATGTGGAAGTTGTAAACAactacaacaacaaacccagtgtagtcccacaagtgggtatggggagggtagagtgtatgcagaccttacccctgcctTTAAAAGGCAGAGAGCTGTTTCCGGTAGACCAACAGCTCAGGGAGGAAAAAGGGAAGGGACAATAACAAGCACACCATGTGGAAGTTGTAAGAATATTATAAATACTTGTGCTAGTTGGTATGCATAAAATGCTAGTGATGTTAAAGATTGTAAATATCTTACTGCATTCTTGTCGGGAAATACTTACCATGCACTAAACCATTTTACCATGATTAGGCCATACATTGAGAGAGGGAGAGTGTGTGTAGATGATGGAGGGCCACCTTGTACGCACCTCGACTATTCTACCGTGTATTTTCTATGTCCAACCAGCATAGGTACTGCCAACAAGGCTTTAGTAGATGGAAgaaatcacctaatatttttttgcCTCCGGTGTGATTTGAACCTGAGACTTCACAGTTTTCTCTCACTTCATTTACCACTAAACCACTCCACCCGATAAGACTATATATTAGTTAACCATTTTTTGTTAAGTCATATTATTTAACCATTATTAAGTAATAAACTTTATATAAAAGACACATTTCATGCACTTACCGCTTTGGTGCATACACCAGTTGCACGTAAGTAATTTATCAATCCTGATGTACTTCTTTTTGTGGATGAAGTACTCAATTGTGATGTACTTGTAAcattgttttgacaaattgagtATTTCTGGATAAGGGGGTGAAAAATCATGAAGTTTTGTGGTTTTACCCAAAATAGGGGTCTATGGAGAAGCTCtaatttttttagttttattcTTATATTGAAGTCATGATATTCACGTTTCCACTAATACCTAGCTGTGTGTGAGATTGAACGTGCATGATTGTTTCGTTGGACATTGGAAAATATAGCTTTTAATACGCCTACGCGTGGAACTTTGTTGCATTCTCTGCTGTCACATAGAATGCAGCAGTCTGCACATATGATTGGTGCTCTAGAAATGGCTCTGAAATGAACTTCATTGTTCTTTCATGTAAAGACTATCTTCCTCATGTTGTTAAAAAAAGGACAGCATCGTCATGTTTGGAGCTGCTATTACTTTTTGGCCTTGGCTTCCTTGGTTTTGCTATTTTCACTTGTTGAACCGAGTACGATTTTGCTGATTGATTAATGTATAAATCCTTTACAGATTAGGTTTATTAGttaaaataaaattcaataaGAAAGAACTGTATTTATAAGAACTTTAGTAATTGGAAGTTTATAATATGTTTTAACCATCCCTGTGGAATACGCCACTATTGTATTGATAGAGTTATGAATTTTCTTTCAGAGGGTCACAGACATGGCTTTCTTTGCTGAAGATGTTCACCTTTTGGCTAGGTAGGGCTACTCTCTTTTATTCATATCAGGTATTCTGTAAGTGCTTTATCTATCTAATTTGCTTATGTTTCAGTGCAAGTGTTGATGGGCGTGTTTATATATGGAAAATTACTGAAGGACCAGATGAGGAAGATAAGCCCCAAATTACAGGGAAGATTGTCATTGCTATTCAAATTGTTGGTGAAGGGGAATCTGTTCATCCTCGAGTTTGTTGGCATTGTCACAAACAAGTACCATAAATCCTTCTCTTCTTTTTGGAACTCCTTTTAGCGTAGTTATTCTGCTAAATTTCTTCTTAACTATAATTATGCCCTCTTCAACAGGAAATTCTTGTGGTTGGAATCGGAAAACATGTTCTAAAAATTGATACCACAAAATTTGGAAAAGCTGAAGTTTTTTCAGCGGATGAACCTCTCAGGTGTCCTGTTGAGAGGTTGGTTGATGGGGTACAACTTGTTGGTACTCATGATGGAGAAGTGACTGATTTGTCAATGTGCCAGTGGATGACCACTCGATTGGTATCTGCTTCTGTGGATGGCACGGTTCGTGGGAGTTTTGCTTATAGTTTGTTATGTTTGTTGTCTTTGCTCTATGTGGCAGTCATATCATTCAATGCATATGAATTTGTAAAACGATACTTCAGCAACAAGTCCTACCAAAACTTTTTATCCAGTGATTTATATGCTACAGTTCATCGTTTTTCATGAAATGGTGCCCCATGCATTTTTAAACAACCAACTCGCAATTGACATATGGGAATTTGGGAATGTGTAAAATATAGAGCTTGCAATGAAAACGTTATTTTACGAAACAATATCCAGTATGTAA
The DNA window shown above is from Nicotiana tomentosiformis chromosome 8, ASM39032v3, whole genome shotgun sequence and carries:
- the LOC104097189 gene encoding general transcription and DNA repair factor IIH subunit TFB1-1 isoform X2, whose translation is MADGKVVKRVKYKSSVKDPGVSGVLKLTKERFFFMPNDPTSTTKLNVEFKLIKGHRSSKEGSSKQALLNLMHDQGRNYIFEFDSFPDRDKCREFVASAIAACGEVVKAASEKPAVPHDEQLSAAEMGRRIKLLQENSELQKLHRQLVIGGILSEAEFWAARKKLLEQGDIKKPKQRVALKNDMWSVKPLSDGQIFAEKPAVRQAYLKFVPGKMSEKEFWTKYSRAEYLHSTKNIVAAAAEAAEDEELAVFLKQDDMLAFEARKKIRRVDPTLDMEADEGDDYMHLPDHGLPLDETKEILEPQYEPFKRSFSQYLNQHAAVVLRGRVIDVELGDTRSVAEAFIRTNQAELAAEVSDESAYRERIAKVSRVAEIEDLQGPHEPPVALLSIKDPRDYFDSQQANAIKALGDAGTGTRQLKFSVSKEEAFCSLKNSIFEINSQGLIEPIISPEVALKVLNGLSQNISSTKYHLGKNPHESVLDRLPSATKDELLLHWTSIQELLKHFWSSYPITAKYFYTKVTRLKDAMSQIYPKLQEIKESVQSDFRHQVSLLVQPMLQALDAAFAHYDADIQKRSAKSGERPNGFA
- the LOC104097189 gene encoding general transcription and DNA repair factor IIH subunit TFB1-1 isoform X1, translated to MADGKVVKRVKYKSSVKDPGVSGVLKLTKERFFFMPNDPTSTTKLNVEFKLIKGHRSSKEGSSKQALLNLMHDQGRNYIFEFDSFPDRDKCREFVASAIAACGEVVKAASEKPAVPHDEQLSAAEMGRRIKLLQENSELQKLHRQLVIGGILSEAEFWAARKKLLEQGDIKKPKQRVALKNDMWSVKPLSDGQTNRVTFNLTPEVIHQIFAEKPAVRQAYLKFVPGKMSEKEFWTKYSRAEYLHSTKNIVAAAAEAAEDEELAVFLKQDDMLAFEARKKIRRVDPTLDMEADEGDDYMHLPDHGLPLDETKEILEPQYEPFKRSFSQYLNQHAAVVLRGRVIDVELGDTRSVAEAFIRTNQAELAAEVSDESAYRERIAKVSRVAEIEDLQGPHEPPVALLSIKDPRDYFDSQQANAIKALGDAGTGTRQLKFSVSKEEAFCSLKNSIFEINSQGLIEPIISPEVALKVLNGLSQNISSTKYHLGKNPHESVLDRLPSATKDELLLHWTSIQELLKHFWSSYPITAKYFYTKVTRLKDAMSQIYPKLQEIKESVQSDFRHQVSLLVQPMLQALDAAFAHYDADIQKRSAKSGERPNGFA